TTTCCCTAAGAAACGACCCACGATGACAGCATCGGCAGTGTTATATAGCTGCTGAAAAAAGTTCCTATAATAATAGGAAAGAAAAAATTCAGAAGCTGTCGCCAGATGACACCTTCTGTGATCGGATTTGAAATAGTCTCCCTGTTCTCCATTGGTAAAAATCCCCTTCGCGCCAATTCCATATTCCTGATTGGTAATTACTGGTATAGCATAGCGCAAGGGGTTTGTAAAGATATTAAAAAAATATGAGCAGAAAGTAGCTGCGAATGGCGCGTCTGAACGGTTACTTCTTTCGAAGCAGGGTATACAGCACATGCGCCCCTTCGTACGTCTGCCGCGCTTCCTGCACCGGGGTATAGTATTCCAGCATGAACGCGGGCACTTCCTCCCCGCGCACCACCACATATTCCACCCGCTGTTCCCGCACGCAGGCGTCCTGGGCGTCCATCATTTCCGGGAAGGATTCGGAGGAAATGTTCTGCATCTGGAAATATTTTTCCGTGGGAAGCACATCAGCGGCGGTGTAGAAACCGGCGTCCAGAAAGCCGTAGTTCAGCAGGGTAGGCTGTTCGCTTTCGTTGATGATGGCTGCGAACTGATACTGCACCAGGCTGTCCGGGGATTTGCCGATATCCGCGGTGTTGGGGCTTTTATAATAAGCAAATACGAGACAGATGATCGCCAGCAGCGCCTCCGGCAGCATTTTCGGGAAATGGCCGCCCATGGTCTGGGGCAGCAGGTCCTTTCGGGGCAGTTTTTCCAGAAGGGAACCGATGCCGCTTCCCAGAGCGACGAAGCCCAGCACCGGGAAGATGCTGAAAATATATCCGTAATAAGGGAAATTGCTTCCCGTGTAGACGAAAAAGGCCAGCAGGATGGCTTCGGCGGCCAGCACGATTTTTCCTCTGCCGGACAGGAAGCGGCGGGACAGGAGAAAACCGGCCACGCCAAGGATGGTGAAAACGGAGAACTGGATGTTGCGCAGGAAGGTGTCTCCGGTGCGCAGCAGGATCGTCAGCAGGAGACTGGCGATACCGGCAGATTTTTCACTGTCATAGAGAAAAATATTGTTGTAAAAATACACCTGGAACAGGTTGCCCAGGGCGTGATTTCCTGCAAAATAGAGCAGCACCGGTACCGTGGGAACTGCCATGCCGCCCAGGAAGACGAAGCAGCTCTTGATGCCCCGCAGAAGCTTCCGGTCTTTGACACAGAGGAAAAAGAGCATAGCCATGTAGGCCAGATGAAAGCCCAGAAGGGTATATTTTACCCAGAGAATGCATCCGGCCAGCACGCCGTCTATCAGTAGAATGCCGTAGGGCATGGGACGGCCCTGATATTCCCGGAAATAGGCCAGGGTGTGATAGAGGGTCACCGCCAGCAGGGCTGCGCACAGTTCTTCTGCGCTGTCGCCCTGACAGAAGCTTTCCGCGGAGAGCAGCAGGGCACACAGCACCGGAAGAATGCCGTAAGCGGCAGCAGGGCGCAGATAGAGGCGGATGATTTTTGACATATGATATAAGAAGCAGGTGAGCGCACCCACCTCCAGAAAATAGACGCCAAGAAAGGCCGGGCCGGGAACAAGGGCACAGAGGGCGTGGGCCGCATACAGAATGGGGCCTTTCTGCTCGTACAGATCCCGGTAGGGAACGAGACCGTGCAGCATGCCTTTTCCCAGGGTCAGGAAGTCGTTGGCATCGTACCAGTCATTGAACGGATAAAGAAAGGAAGATTTGGAGCAGACTGCCAGGAAAACAAAGGCCAGCAGCAGGCTGTACAGCAAAAAATGTCGGTTTTCTTTTTTCAATGGATAAACGCTCCTTTCTTTTCTTACAGTTTAGAGCGAAAAGCAGGCAGTGTCAAGAAAACGACTTGTAATTTGCGCTCATGGGTATATAATAGAAACAACTTTGAACCCTTGCACAGAGAGGAGTTTACCATGGGGAAGGTATGGGTAATTGGAATCGCGGGAGGGACAGCTTCGGGAAAGACCACGATTGTCAACCGCCTGAAAGAGTACTTTAAAGATGATATCAGCCTGGTGGGGCATGACAGCTACTATCTGGCGCATGATGATATGCCGTTCGAGGAGCGGTGCAAACTGAATTACGATCACCCGGATTCGTTTGAGACGGAGCGGATGATAGCCGATATTAAGAAACTGAAGCAGGGCATTCCGGTGGATTGCCCGGTGTATGATTTTGCCGACCACAACCGGTCGAAGAAAACGGTGCGCATCTAGCCCAAGCCGGTGATCATCGTGGAAGGCATCCTCATTCTGGAAAATGAGGAGCTGCGCAAGCTCATGGATATCAAGATTTTTGTGGACACGGATGCGGATGAGCGGATTGCCCGCCGTCTGATCCGGGATATGAAGGAGCGCGGCAGAAGCGCAGAATCTGTGGTAAATCAGTATATCAACACGGTGAAGCCCATGCATGAAAAATTTGTGGAGCCATCCAAGAAATATGCGGATATTATCATTCCCCGGGGCGGGGAGAACCTGATCGCCATTCACATGCTCATTGAGCACCTGAAGGTGATCATGCATCAGGACAGCGAAGCGTAAGACGAGAAAAAGCAGGAGGAATAGGAAGATGAAAATTGTTGTACTGGCAGGAGGAATCAGCACGGAGCGTGACGTCTCTCTGATTTCCGGCACCCAGATTTACCGTGCATTACAGGCAAAGGGCCACCAGGTGGTGCTTCTGGATCTGTTTATGGGTCTGGAGCAGGAGACCGGCGACCTTTCTGATATTTTCGAATGGAACAGGGACTGGTCGGCTAACATTGGCGGCATTACAGAGAAAGACCCGGATATTTCCAAGATCAAAGCCATGAGAAAGGATCAGTCTGCCAACGTGTTCGGCGCTCATGTGCTGGATGTGTGCCGGATGGCGGATATCGTTTTCCTGGGGCTTCATGGCAGCAACGGCGAGGATGGCCGGATCCAGGCAACCTTTGACCTGATGGGCATTCGTTACACCGGCTGCGGTTACATCAGCAGCGCCCTGTCCATGGATAAAGGTCTCACGAGAAAATTCTTACAGATGAGCGGCATCCCGGTGGCCAAGGGCCTTACCGTGCACAAGGGAGAGCCGGTGGCGGACAGCGAGGGCAAAGTGGGCTACCCGTGTATCGTGAAGCCGTGCTGCGGCGGTTCCAGTGTGGGCGTGTCTGTGGCAAATGACGCGGCAGAATATACGAAAGCGCTGGAAACTGCTTTTTCTTTTG
Above is a window of Oscillospiraceae bacterium NTUH-002-81 DNA encoding:
- a CDS encoding D-alanine--D-alanine ligase, which translates into the protein MKIVVLAGGISTERDVSLISGTQIYRALQAKGHQVVLLDLFMGLEQETGDLSDIFEWNRDWSANIGGITEKDPDISKIKAMRKDQSANVFGAHVLDVCRMADIVFLGLHGSNGEDGRIQATFDLMGIRYTGCGYISSALSMDKGLTRKFLQMSGIPVAKGLTVHKGEPVADSEGKVGYPCIVKPCCGGSSVGVSVANDAAEYTKALETAFSFEDEVVVEQFIKGREFSIGVIDGKALPIIEIAPIQGFYDYKNKYQAGSTIETCPAKLSDSLTAQMQAYAEQVYVALGMQSYARIDFLTDEQENIYCLEANTLPGMTPTSLLPQEAAVLGMDFNDLCEKLIQVSLEKYENGGKKA